In the genome of Prosthecobacter dejongeii, the window TCGGCCTAGTCGTCGCAGAAGGTTTTGTGGCCGTGCAGGCTGAAGATAAAGAAGCCGTCAAAGACATTGGCCGTGAGGTCATAGACCTCGCCACCGCCCTAGGACTCATCAAGTCCGTTCGTCCCCACGCGCAAGCGATTCTAGACGCCGCAGATAAGAGCGACTGGGCCAGCATTCGCAAAGAATTCGACCAGACTCAAAAAACGGTTCGCGACTCCATGGAACAAATGAAGGACGCTGACCTTTCCCAGTGCGTGAGCATGGGCGGTTGGCTGCGTGGTACCGCCTCAGTTACCTCCGTCATCGGCAAAAGCTTTTCAGCGGACCGTGCTGAACTGCTGAATCAACCCATGTTGGTCGAGCATTTCATTGCTTCTATCAGCAAAATGTCCAAGGACAAAAAAGACCACCCCAATGTGGCCGATATTTCCAAGGGGCTGAAAGACATCCTGGCCAAAATGGAAGGTGCCGTGGATGGCTTCACGAAAGAAGGCGTGCGTGAAATTGGCAAGACCTGCGACAGCTTGCTGACCGATATCCAGGCAGCCAAGTAAGGTAGGTATCTCCGCGAAACCTCTCACCGGACTCGTCCATGCATTTTCTCTCCATTCGCCATCTCCAACGCACGGCCGCTGCCTCTGTGGCAGCGCTGTTGCTCACTAGCGCACCTCTTAGCCACGCCACCATTGACGATGCCCACAGCTTCGCCATGGAAGCCGCTGTTCCTTTTGTGGAACAAGGTTTCATCGTCCGTGAAGATTACTGGAACGGTGAAGTGAAAAGCGGCCAAAAGCTGATGGTCCGCCACCAAATGTTCAAAGGCAATGAATATGCCTTTTGGTTAGGCACCGCCAGTGAAGAAGTGGCTTTTGAACTCAAGGTGCTCGACGAAAAAGGCAAAGAGATCGAACTCGACTTCAAGAATCAAGGCATGTTTGCCACAGTTCGGGTCAATCCACCCAAAACTGGCACCTACAGCGTCGTCTTTTCTTTGACCTCGAAAAAGGAAAAGGGACTCTACTGGGCCCTGGCTTACGGATACCGTTAATTTTCAGTTCGTTCAAAGCTCAGCATTCACATGACCATGAATAATCCTTACGAGAGCCCATCTACTGACGTTTCGACCACCACTCGGACGACTTTGACTGACATTGATATTCCTTTCGGTCGCCTTATTATGATCATGCTGAAGACCATGCTGGCCTCGATCCCCGCCGTCATCGTGATGTATATCATCATGTTTGCCATCTTCCTTGTGATCGCCCTGCTCTTTGGGGGCGTAGGAGCTTTAATGGGTGGCTTCAACCCTGGAGCACTGGGTAAATAGGCCTGCGCGTTTAAAACGCAGACCCACCAGGGCTTCGACTTCCCTTTTTCCAACCTGCTTCATGCCCGTCGAAACCCTCACTTATGAGTCGCCCCAGTTTCTACAAAAACTGATCGGTCACGACCTCTCTGGCCTGCGAATCATCGCAGATACACTCCATGTCCAAATCACCAGCCGGGATGGCTGGGTCCGCATTGAAGCGGAAGAGCCAGCCATCGCAGCAGTCAAAGAAGTCTTTGGGCAGTTGGAGCGTATTCGCCGTCAAGGAGGCGAGGTCACGCCTACTATGCTACGCCTCGTTACGGAGAGCGTGATGACAGAGCACGACAGTGCGCCAGCAGATGCCATCATGAATCTGCGGCTGCAAGGCTCTAGCCGGAAGCCCCCAGTTTTAGTGAAAACGCGGGGTCAGATTGCCTATGTGCAAGCCATGCGCGAGCATGAAGTGGTCTTTGGAATTGGGCCTGCGGGCACGGGTAAAACCTACCTCGCCATGGCGCAAGGTCTGCATCTACTGAGGGAGAAAGTGGTACAGCGTTTGGTTTTAACTCGCCCAGCCGTGGAAGCAGGCGAAGCGCTGGGCTTTCTTCCAGGGGATCTCAAAGAAAAAATCTTCCCCTACCTTCGCCCTCTATACGATGCGCTTTACGACATGCTGGACCCGGATGAAGCCGAACGCATGATTGAACGAGGAGCCATCGAAATCGCCCCCCTGGCCTACATGCGCGGCCGCACACTGAAAAATGCCTTCATCATTCTTGATGAGGCCCAAAATACCACCACAGAGCAAATGCTCATGTTTCTGACTCGTCTCGGGGAAGGAGCGCGCTGCGTGATCACGGGAGACCCCTCTCAAGTAGATTTGCGGCGGCATGTCCGCTCAGGTCTGCGGGAAGCGGTGGAGGTGCTGCAAGACGTACCTGGCGTTAAATTCGTCAGCTTTTTGTCCAAAGACATCGTTCGCTTACCGGTCGTTCAGCGCATCATCGAGGCTTATGATCAATATCGCGCAAAATCTTAGGATACCTTAAAATCAATGTTCCTCTGAACATATTTTGATAAAAAAGGCTTCTTGTAGGCGACCTTGAGTGTGTTAGCATCACGCTAATACTTCTCGAAAAACCCACTCATGTTTGAATCCATTCGCCGGGCCAAATTGCAACGAGCTGGGCTTTCCTGTGGGAAGAAGCGCCTGAAGCATCAAGAGGGAGATCTCGTGGATGAGCTGCGGACGCACAAAGCCGCGACTATTGCCGTTTATTTGGGCTTCTTCTTCGTGCTGGGTCTGCTGATGAAGATGGGGGCCGCAGTCATCCCAGGTACCGTGACACCCCAGCCGATCGCATACATTTGCATGGCCGCCATCGCTTCCGCCTTGGTGGTGCATTTGAGAGTGGCTTTGACGGAGGATGTCGAAGACAATGCCGAACTGGCCTTGGTGCTCGGCACCCTGCTTCTTCAAATGGGCGCGAACGTGGCCATGCTGGATTATGGCAACCAACAGAGCTGGACCGGAGCTCTCCTTGTTGTCGCCATGCCACACGCCTTTGCCCCGCTGGTGCTTTCGGTTATTTTAGGCCGTAAAATGGGGCTCTTCGCAGCCATTTATTCGACTTTGTTAGGAACGATTGTCTGTGTAGCCGTGAACCCGATCACCTACCTTGCCAGTTCTTCACTGATTGGCTTCCTCGTGGTTCTTTTCACCAAACGTGTCAGGCGGAGGAACCGCCTTTTCATGGCCGGGCTTTACATTGGTGTCGTAGCCGCAGTATTCTCCCTCATTCTTCATGAAGCGGCTGGCACAGGACTGGGCGGAGTTTCGTTAGGGCGCATTCTCGGCGTTCCTTTCGCCATTGGTATCATCACGGGCCTGTTGGTGGGCGGCTTACTCCCAGTGATAGAAAGCTTATTTGGTGCCACCACGGAGGTTTCATGGTTAGAACTGGCAGACTTAAATCACCCTCTGATGAAACGCCTCAGCATTGAGGCACCCGGCACTTATCATCACAGCCTTGTCGTGGCCAATTTGTCCGAAGCAGCCGCTGAATCCATCGGTGCCAATGCAGCCATGACTCGAGTCTGCGCTTACTTCCACGACATCGGCAAACTGACCAAGCCAGAATATTTCATTGAGAACATGGACCCTGCGGAGAATCCGCATGATGATCTTACGGCCCGCATGAGCGCCCTCATTTTGATCGCGCATGTGAAAGATGGTGTGGACTTAGCCATCAAGCATAAGCTCAATGTGAGCATCATTGATGTTATCGAGCAGCACCACGGCACCTCTCTAGCCTGGTATTTCTACAAACGCGCGCTCGACCAAAAGGCAGAAATGATCCGCCTCGTGGAGCAAGGCAAGTCCAAGGAAGATGATGTACCGCAAGTGAGCGAGGAAGTCTTTCGTTATCCAGGTCCCACACCTCAGTTTAAAGAATCTGCCATCATCTCCCTGGCTGATGCAGTGGAAAGTGCCTCCCGTGCGCTGGAAAAACCGAATGCCTCCCGTATCGAAGGTCTCGTGGACGAACTTGTCCAGGACCGGATGAAAGATGGCCAGTTGGATGAATGTGACCTCACCATCGCCGAACTGGCGAGAGTGAAGGCCAGTTTCGTGAAAACTCTGCTCAGCATGATGCATAGCCGCATCAAGTATCAGAAAGGCCACGAAGCTCCGACTTCCAACATCATCACGAAAGAGGCGGCAGCCACGGCTCAGATCCATGATGGAATGACTTTAGTGACTGAAAACCCCTACGCTACGGGTGCCGGTAACGAGAAAAAGCGCTCTGCCCGCAAGCCCCCAGCCTCTGCTGCCTAATGGTCAAATTGTTGCTGTACAATCGGCAGAAAACGCACCGCCCAGACCTACCCTGGCTGCGCCGGATCCTCAAATCTGCCCTGCCCCATTGTCTGGCAGAAGCTAAATCTCCTCAGGCTCCACTATCTGAGTTGGAAGAAATCGAATTCACCATCATTTCCGACGACGAAATTGCCGAGGTGCATGCCGAATTTCTCGAAGACCCAACTCCGACAGATGTCATCACCTTTCATCATGGTGAAATCCTCGTCAGTGCAGACACCGCCCTGCGCCAAGGGGCTGAGCATGGCCAGACGCTGAATGAAGAACTGGCCCTCTATCTGATTCATGGTCTGATGCACCTGGGCGGGTGGGATGATCACGAGGCGGAGGAAGCGGCTGAAATGACACGCCGTCAGGAAGCGATTCACCGCCGTGTTTTGAGCGAAATTCCCCGTCTTGGCAAGAGCGCGTAGAAAAGCCACTTTTCGTCTGACTTAGAAGCCCGTGGCGGAGAAAAATTCGACTGCCCCTGGGGAGTCGAAGAAGTGACGCCCTGACATTCGCCATTTCTTTCTTGCACCCTTCCCGCCTCCGCGCCATCTCAGGTGAACCGTCCTGCCACCACCCTTGTCCGATCCAGAGAATCAACGTACACTCGTAGCCATACCTGCCCGCTGGGGATCCACCCGATTCCCAGGCAAGATGCTCCACCTCATCGCCGGAAAGCCGCTGGTGCAGCATGTATGGGAACGCTGCCAAAGCTGCCGTGAGGTGGACGATATCATCATCGCGACGGATGACGAACGCATCGCCGAAGCCGCCGCCGCCTTTGGAGCCAAAGCCGTGCTGACAGCGCCAGATCATCCCAGTGGGACTGACCGCATCGCCGAAGCTGCGCGTTCTTTCCCCGATCATCGCACCATCATCAATGTGCAGGGTGATGAACCGCTCATCTCCCCGGCTCTCATTGATGAATTAGCCATTGTCCTTCGCCGGGAACCGCAGGTGCGCATGATCACGGCTGCCGCTCCGATTCACGATGAAGCCCTGGTGAGCGATCCCAATGTGGTCAAAGTCGTCTTCGACGTGAAAGGCGATTCCTTGTACTTCTCGCGTTCGCCTTTGCCGTACGTGCGCAATGCCAGCGCCGGCGTGCGGCACTACCGCCATCTCGGCATCTACGGCTTCCAGCGCAGCTTCCTTTTTCAGTTCGTTGCGTGGCCGCCCTCGCGCCTTGAGCAGACCGAATCTCTGGAGCAGCTCCGCGCCGTCGAAAACGGCGTTCCTCTTCGCATCGTCTTGACCGATGACCTCTCGCCAGGCGTGGACACACCTGAGCAGGCCGCTGCCATCGAACAACATTTCCTGACCATCCCTCCCCCCTGACATCATGCCTAACACACTGCCGCAGAAGCCTATGAAATACATTTTCGTCACTGGAGGCGTCGTCAGCTCTCTTGGCAAAGGTCTGGCCGCGTCTGCCCTAGGCACCTTGCTAGAGCTCCGTGGCCTCAAGGTCATCATGCAGAAATTTGACCCGTATCTAAACATCGATCCGGGCACCATGAACCCCTACGAGCATGGTGAGGTGTACGTGCTGGATGACGGCGCAGAGACCGACCTGGATCTAGGTCACTACGAGCGCTTTACCCACACCAACCTTTCTCGCTTGAACAACCTGACCAGCGGCCAGGTCTATCAAAGTGTCCTCACGAAAGAACGTGCAGGCAAATACCAGGGCCGCACGGTGCAGGTCATCCCTCACGTCACCAACGAGATCAAGGAGCGTATCAAGGAAGTCGCTACCAAGATGACGGCAGACGTCATCATCACAGAAATCGGCGGCACGGTGGGTGACATCGAAGGTCTGCCTTTCCTGGAGGCCATCCGTCAGTTCGGCCATGAGATCGGCCAGGGTAATGTGCTCTTCATCCACGCCACACTCGTTCCGTATATCAAGGCTGCGCAGGAGCTGAAAACCAAGCCCACCCAGCAATCCATCGCCAAGCTGCGTGAGATCGGTATCGCCCCGCACATCATTCTCTGCCGCACGGAGCATCCCCTTGAGTTGGACGTTCGTGAAAAAATCTCCCTCTTCGGCAACGTCCCGATCGAAGACGTCATTGAAGTACGCGATGTGAAACACAGCATCTACGAGGTGCCCCTGAAGCTCCACGAAGAGCGCTTGGATGATGTGGTCTGCAAGCAGCTCAATCTCCCGACCGAGCAGCCAGACCTTGGCAAATGGCGCCATTTTGTACAGCGTGTCATTCACCCGACTCACCATGTTCGCATTGGAGTCGTGGGCAAATACATCGAGCTACAGGATGCCTACAAAAGCATCT includes:
- a CDS encoding CTP synthase, with the translated sequence MKYIFVTGGVVSSLGKGLAASALGTLLELRGLKVIMQKFDPYLNIDPGTMNPYEHGEVYVLDDGAETDLDLGHYERFTHTNLSRLNNLTSGQVYQSVLTKERAGKYQGRTVQVIPHVTNEIKERIKEVATKMTADVIITEIGGTVGDIEGLPFLEAIRQFGHEIGQGNVLFIHATLVPYIKAAQELKTKPTQQSIAKLREIGIAPHIILCRTEHPLELDVREKISLFGNVPIEDVIEVRDVKHSIYEVPLKLHEERLDDVVCKQLNLPTEQPDLGKWRHFVQRVIHPTHHVRIGVVGKYIELQDAYKSIYEALTHAGAANDCKVDIVRVDAEAIEKAGPDIYLNGLQGILIPGGFGDRGTEGKIAATGYARRVGIPFFGICLGMQIAVIEYARNVCGLKDANSTEFDKGTAAPVISMMEEQKKVKQLGGTMRLGSWVTQLTPGSKVHELYQEDVISERHRHRYEVNDDYKEQLETNGLVISGVSQKGELAETIELPGHPFFVACQFHPEFSSKPNDPHPIFNGFIKAALLHHSTPEPLC
- a CDS encoding HD family phosphohydrolase, which produces MFESIRRAKLQRAGLSCGKKRLKHQEGDLVDELRTHKAATIAVYLGFFFVLGLLMKMGAAVIPGTVTPQPIAYICMAAIASALVVHLRVALTEDVEDNAELALVLGTLLLQMGANVAMLDYGNQQSWTGALLVVAMPHAFAPLVLSVILGRKMGLFAAIYSTLLGTIVCVAVNPITYLASSSLIGFLVVLFTKRVRRRNRLFMAGLYIGVVAAVFSLILHEAAGTGLGGVSLGRILGVPFAIGIITGLLVGGLLPVIESLFGATTEVSWLELADLNHPLMKRLSIEAPGTYHHSLVVANLSEAAAESIGANAAMTRVCAYFHDIGKLTKPEYFIENMDPAENPHDDLTARMSALILIAHVKDGVDLAIKHKLNVSIIDVIEQHHGTSLAWYFYKRALDQKAEMIRLVEQGKSKEDDVPQVSEEVFRYPGPTPQFKESAIISLADAVESASRALEKPNASRIEGLVDELVQDRMKDGQLDECDLTIAELARVKASFVKTLLSMMHSRIKYQKGHEAPTSNIITKEAAATAQIHDGMTLVTENPYATGAGNEKKRSARKPPASAA
- a CDS encoding PhoH family protein, yielding MPVETLTYESPQFLQKLIGHDLSGLRIIADTLHVQITSRDGWVRIEAEEPAIAAVKEVFGQLERIRRQGGEVTPTMLRLVTESVMTEHDSAPADAIMNLRLQGSSRKPPVLVKTRGQIAYVQAMREHEVVFGIGPAGTGKTYLAMAQGLHLLREKVVQRLVLTRPAVEAGEALGFLPGDLKEKIFPYLRPLYDALYDMLDPDEAERMIERGAIEIAPLAYMRGRTLKNAFIILDEAQNTTTEQMLMFLTRLGEGARCVITGDPSQVDLRRHVRSGLREAVEVLQDVPGVKFVSFLSKDIVRLPVVQRIIEAYDQYRAKS
- the ybeY gene encoding rRNA maturation RNase YbeY, which encodes MVKLLLYNRQKTHRPDLPWLRRILKSALPHCLAEAKSPQAPLSELEEIEFTIISDDEIAEVHAEFLEDPTPTDVITFHHGEILVSADTALRQGAEHGQTLNEELALYLIHGLMHLGGWDDHEAEEAAEMTRRQEAIHRRVLSEIPRLGKSA
- the kdsB gene encoding 3-deoxy-manno-octulosonate cytidylyltransferase, translating into MSDPENQRTLVAIPARWGSTRFPGKMLHLIAGKPLVQHVWERCQSCREVDDIIIATDDERIAEAAAAFGAKAVLTAPDHPSGTDRIAEAARSFPDHRTIINVQGDEPLISPALIDELAIVLRREPQVRMITAAAPIHDEALVSDPNVVKVVFDVKGDSLYFSRSPLPYVRNASAGVRHYRHLGIYGFQRSFLFQFVAWPPSRLEQTESLEQLRAVENGVPLRIVLTDDLSPGVDTPEQAAAIEQHFLTIPPP